CTACAAATTCAGCCGGCGCCGCGCACGCGCCCTGCCATAATACGGAGACAGCAGATGCATCCTTCCACCCCCAAGCCGCGGCTGTCGTTCTGGCAGCTGTGGAACATGAGCTTCGGCTTCTTCGGCATCCAGTTCGGCTTCGCCCTGCAGAACGCCAATACCAGCCGGATCTTCTCCACGCTGGGCGCCGACCCCAGCCAGTTGGCGCTGTTCTGGCTTGCGGCACCCGTCACGGGCCTGCTGGTGCAGCCGATCATCGGCTACCTGTCCGACAACACGTGGCATCCGAAATGGGGCCGCCGCCGTCCGTTCTTCTTCCTGGGCGCCGTGCTGGCGTCCATCGCGCTGTTCCTGATGCCGAACTCGCACATGCTGTGGATGGCCGTGGCCGTTTTGTGGCTGATGGATGCGGCGATCAACATCTCGATGGAGCCGTTTCGCGCCTTTGTCGGCGACAAGCTCGATCCGTCGCAGCAGACCGCCGGCTTTGCGATGCAGACGTTCTTCATCGGCTGCGGCGCCGTCATCGCATCGCTGCTGCCGACGATCTACGCCGACTACCTGGGCGTCAGCAATGTCTCCGTCAACGGCGGCGTGCCCGACACGGTGCGCTATGCGTTCTACGCCGGCGGCGCCGTCTACCTGCTGGCCGTGCTGTGGACGGTGTTCACCAGCGAAGAGAGCCCGCCCGAGGACATGGCCGCGTTCCGCCGCGACAGCGGCAAGGGCCTCGGCCATGGCATCGCCGAGATCCTGGACGGCTTCTTCCACATGCCGAAGACGATGCTGCAGCTGGCGTTCGTGCAGTTCTTTTCGTGGATCGGCCTGTTCGCGATGTGGATCTACACCACGTCGGCCGTGGCGGAGACCGTGTTCGGCACCACCGACGCCCGCTCCGAGCTGTACCAGGATGCCGGCAACTATGTCGGCCTCCTGTTCGCGGTGTATTCCGGCGTGTCGGCGCTGGCCGCCTTCATCCTGCCGGTGCTGGCACGCCTCACCAGCCGCAAGGCCGTGCATATGATCTGCCTGCTCGTCGGCGGCCTCAGCCTGGCCAGCGTGTTCCTGATCCACGACCGCACGATGCTGGTGCTGCCGATGATCGGCGTAGGCATCGCCTGGGCCAGCATCCTGACGATGCCGTACGCGATCCTGGCCGGCGCGCTGCCCGCCAGCCGGATGGGCTACTACATGGGCGTGTTCAATTTCTTCGTCGTGATTCCGCAGATCGTCAGCGGCCTGCTGCTGGGCTTCATCACGGAGCACTTCTTCGGCGGCCACACGGGCTACACGCTGGCGCTGGGCGGCGTCTCGATGGCGTTGGGGGGCTTGTTGACGCTGTGGGTGCGCGACGACGCCAAGGCCGCGGCCTGACGAGGTCCGTCGACCGCTCTTGCGCGCGCCACGGCACGCCCGTTCGCGTTAATATACTGGCAACTTTCAACCAGTAGCCCACAGCGGAGCAAGAACATGGCAATCCTGACGGTCCCCACCAATCCCATTCCCGGCCAGAAGCCGGGAACTTCCGGCCTGCGCAAGAAAGTGGCGGTGTTCCGCCAGCAGCACTACCTCGAGAACTTCGTCCAGAGCGTGTTCGACACGCTGGGCGACCTGTCCGGCAAGACGCTCGTGCTGGGCGGCGACGGCCGCTTCCACAACCGCGCGGCCGTGCACACCATCCTGCGCATGGCCGCGGCCAACGGCGTCGCGCGCGTACTGGTCGGGCGCGGCGGCCTGCTGTCGACGCCGGCCGTGTCCTGCGTCATCCGCAAGCACGAGGCGATGGGCGGCATCATCCTGTCGGCCAGCCACAATCCGGGCGGTCCGGACGGCGACTTCGGCATCAAGTACAACATCGGCAACGGCGGCCCGGCGCCGGAAGGCGTGACGGAAGCGATCTACCAGCGCACCACGGCGATTACCCAGTACCGCATCAGCGACGACCCGGACGTGGACATCGACCGCATCGGCCGCGGTTACATGGAACAGATGCAGGTGGAGGTCATCGACCCGGTCGAGGACTATGCCGACATGCTGGCCGGCCTGTTCGACTTCGACGCGATCCGCAAGCTGTTCGCGGGCGGTTTCCGCATGTGCTTCGACGCCATGAGCGCGATCTCCGGCCCATACGCGCAGGCGATACTGGAAGGGCGCCTGGGTGCGCCGGCCGGCACCGTCGTCAACGCGGTGCCGCTGGAAGACTTCGGCGGCCTGCATCCCGACCCGAACCCCGTCAACGCGGCCCAGCTGATCGAACTGATGGCCGGCCCCGATGCGCCCGACTTCGGCGCAGCATCGGACGGCGACGCGGACCGCAACATGATCGTCGGCCGCAACTTCGCCGTGACCCCGTCGGACAGCCTGGCAATCCTCGCCGCCAACGCGCAGGTTGCGCCGGGCTACCGGGGCGGCATCGCCGGCATCGCCCGCTCGATGCCCACGTCGCGCGCGGCCGACCGCGTGGCCGAGGCGCTGGGCGTGAAGCTGTACGAGACGCCGACGGGCTGGAAGTACTTCGGCAACCTGCTGGACGCCGGCCTGGCCACGCTGTGCGGCGAGGAGAGCTACGGCACCGGCTCGAACCACATCCGCGAGAAGGACGGCGTGTGGGCCGTGCTGTTCTGGCTCAACCTGCTGGCGGTGACGGGCAAAAGCGTCGAGGAGATCGTCACCGCGCACTGGGCCCGTTTCGGCCGCAATTACTACTCGCGCCATGACTACGAAGCGATCGACGCCCACGCGGCGCAGGTGCTGATGGACGACCTGCGCATCAAGCTGGCCAACCTGGCCGGCCAGGAGATGAACCTCTACACGGTCGATTTCGCCGACGACTTCTCGTACACCGACCCGGTCGACGGCTCGCAGTCGGCGCAGCAGGGCATCCGCATCGTCATGACGGACGGCTCGCGCATCGTCTACCGCCTGTCCGGCACCGGCACGGAAGGTGCGACGCTGCGCGTCTACCTGGAGCGCTACGAAGCCGATCCGGCGCTGCACAACATTCCCACCCAGCAGGCGCTGGCGCCGCTGATCGCCATAGCCGACAGCGTGGCGAGCATTGCCCTCAACACGGGACGGAGCAACCCGACCGTGATCACCTGACGTACAACCCCGACGTACAACCTCAAAGGAAAGGTCGCATGAATACTGGTCGCTTCAAACTCCGCTCCCTCGCAATGGCCGCGCTGCTCGCGGCAAGTGCCGCCGTCCAGGCGGCGCCCCGGCCGTTCACCTGGGATAACGCGACCGTGTATTTCGTCGTGACGGACCGCTTCAGCAACGGCGACAAGTCGAACGACCTGGCGTACGGCCGCAAGGCCGACGCCGCACCGCTGCGCGGCTTCATGGGCGGCGACCTGAAAGGGCTGACGGCCAAGGTCAAGGAGGGTTATTTCGACAGCCTGGGTGTCGATGCGATCTGGCTGACGCCGCCGGTGGAGCAGATCCACGCCGGTACCGACGAAGGTACCGGCAAGTCGTACGGCTTCCATGGCTACTGGGCGCGCGACTTCACGGCGATCGACGCCAACCTGGGCACGGAGCAGGATTTCGCGGACTTCGTGCAAGCGGCGCATGCGCGCGGCATCCGCGTGGTGTTCGACGTGGTGATGAACCATATCGGCCCCGTCACGGAGCAGGACCCCGTGTGGCCGGCGGACTGGGTGCGGCTCGACCCGGTGTGCAAGTACAAGGACACGCCGACGACGGTGCCGTGCGCGCTGGTGCCGAACCTGCCGGACGTGCGCACCGACAGCAACGCCAACGTGGCGCTGCCGCCGGCGCTCGTGGAAAAATGGAAGAGGGAAGGGCGCTACGAGCGCGAGGTGAAGGAGCTGGACGATTTCTTCGCCCGCACCGGCTATCCGCGTGCGCCCCGCTACTACCTGATGAAGTGGCACGCGGACTGGGTGCGTAAATATGGCATCGACGGCTTCCGCGCCGACACCGTCAAGCACACGGAGCCGGGCGTGTGGAAGGAGCTGCGCACGGTGGCCGACGCGGCCTACCAGGACTATCGCAAGGCCAACCCGGGCAAGGCGCTGGGCGAGAAGTTCTTTGCGGTGGCCGAGGTGTATGGCTACGGCATCGGCAGCGGGCGCCAGTTCGACATGGGCGATGCCAAGGTCGACTTTTATGCCAACGGCTTCGACAGCCTGATCAACTTCGCGCTGCCGGGCGACGCGAAGGGCGACTACGAGAGCATCTTCGCCAAGTATGCGCAGGCGCTGCATGGGCCGCTGAAGGGCTATTCGGTGCTGAACTACATGGATTCGCACGACGACGGCAATCCGTTCGACGCGGCCCGCACCCGGCCGTTCGAGACGGCCAACAAACTGCTGCTGGCGCCGGGCGCCGCCCAGATCTACTACGGCGACGAGACGGCGCGCCGGCTCGACATCGCCGAGGCGACGGGCGACGCGAAGCTGCGTTCGTTCATGAACTGGGACGACCTCGCCAACAACTCGGCACGGGAAGGCTACCGCGTCGCCGACGTGCGCGCGCACTGGAGCAAGCTGGGACTGTTCCGGCGCGCCCACGCCGCCATCGGTGCGGGCACGCACCGCAAGCTGGCGGACCGGCCCTACACGTTCGCCCGCACCCACGCAGCGGACAAGGTCGTGGTGGCACTGGATGTGCCGGTCGGGAAGCCGGTCGCGATTGCGGTAGGTGGCGTGTTTGCCGACGGGGCCAAGGTGCGGGATGCCTATTCCGACGTGACGTACACCGTGCGCAAAGGTGTCGTGCGTACTGGCGGCAAGGCGAGTGTCGTGCTGCTGGAAGCCGCCCGTTAAGGAGCAGGCCTGGAACGTACAGGCTTGGGGTCTGTCCCTGCAAGGGACTGACCCCGGTTTTCATCGCAACGCATCCGTCGCGGCAGGAAACCAGGGTCGGTACCGCAGGGACAGACCCCAATCCCTTAACGTTCCGACATCCCTTCCACGAACACCACGGCCGTCCGCGCCGGCACCGTAAACGTCCCCGACGCCTTGTCATACCTGGCCTCACGTACCCGCTGGTCGCCGGCCTCGGCCCGGTCCTGCACCGGATGCAGCCGGTACGAACGCCCGGCCTCCGCGGGCACCGCGATCTTCTGCGCCACCTTGTCGACGTTGATCAGGTACAGCACCGAGCGATAGCCCGCCCCCGCGTAGCCGGAACCATCCAGCCGCCCGACGATCACCGTCGCCACCTGGTCCGGACCCGTATTGTAGAAGCGCAGCCGCTCGGCAATCTCGTCGGCCGTACGCAGGCGGAACAGCGTGCTGCCGGCACGGATCGCCAGCAGGTCGCGGAACGTGTCGCGCGCGAACGCGATGTCGGCCGGGGCGGGCTTCAGGGCCGGGTTGGCCAGCAGGGGCCGCAGCAGCGCATAGTCCTTGCCGTTGTCGGCGGCTGGTGGCAGGCCGGTGCCGAAGTAGTTGTCGCGATACGTCCAGTCCAGCCGGTTGAACCAGTCGCCCGAGTCGAAGCTGTTGCGGTCCAGCGACTTCGAACGCAGGATGTCGAAGCCGGCATGGAAGTACGCCACGCCCTGGCTGAACGCATTGATCGCGGCCGCCAGCATCTGCACGCGCGCGCGGTCGGCCGTGGCGGTTGCCAGCGGCAGGCGCAACGCGTTCAGGTCGTACAAGGTCTGGTTGTCGTGGTTCTCCACGTAGTTGACGGTCTCCCCCGGTGCGCTGGCGTAGCCCGCGGGCTGGCCCGCGTAGTCCAGTTCCTCCAGCTTGCGCACGGTACCGTCGCGCGTCGTCAACGGGTAGGTGCGCACGCTGCCGGCCAGGCCGACGCGCACCAGGTCCGCCGCCTTCAGCAGGTCGTCCCTGGTGGCTGCGGCGCTGCCGTTCGGATCGTAGGACAGGCCGTTGACGTAGCCCTGGCGCGCCACCATGTCACGGCCCGCGTCGCCGGCGCCGCCACCGCGCACGGCATCGCGGCCGCGGTCGCTGAACGTGCCGATGCCGCTGCCGTTCAGCGCCAGCTGCGAGGCCTGCACGAAGCGGGCGCCGTTCGCCACTTCGCCGAAGTTCCAGCCTTCGCCGATCAGGTTGACGTGGCGGCCGGCCGCCGCGTCGACACGGCGCTGCAGCGCCTCCATCGTCGCGCGCGGCTGGTGGCCCATCAGGTCGAAGCGGAACGAATCGATGCGGTAGTGCTTCGTCCACAGCTCGACCGAATCCGTCATCAGCTTGCCCATCATGCGGTGTTCCGTGGCCGTGTTGTCGCAGCAGGTCGAGCGCTCGATGGCGCCGGTGGCGTCCAGCCGGTGGTAGTAGCCGGGCACGATGCGGTCCAGCACCGATTTCCCGGCCTGGCCGCCGAGGAAGGTGTGGTTGTAGACGACGTCCATGCCCACGCGCAGGCCGATGCCGTGCAGCGCCATCACCATCTGGCGCAGTTCGACGATGCGGCGCGCGCCGTCGGCCGGGTCGGTGCTGTAGCTGCCTTCCGGCGCGCTGTAGTGGTAAGGGTCGTAGCCCCAGTTGTAGCAGTCCGTCTGGCGCGTCAGCCCGACCAGTTGCTGCTGCACGTCGCTGTCCGGTGGCAGACCGCGCAGGCGCGCCGCATCCGGCACGTCGCAGTGCGCTTCGGGCACGCTGCCGATGTCATACACGGGCAGCAGGTGCACGTCCGTCAGGCCGGCGCGGGCCAGTGCCGCCAGGTGGCGCATGCCGTTCGAATCCCTTTCCGTGAAGGCCGTGTACTTGCCGCGGTTGGCCGCGGTGACGCTGGCGTCGTTGACAGAGAAATCGCGCACGTGCAGTTCGTAGATCGACATGTCGGTCTGGGCCAGCACCTTGGCCGGGGCGCGGCTGTGGTCCCAGCCGGCCGGCTTCAGGCGTGGCGCGGCCAGGTCGGCGATGTAGGCGCGGCGCGAGTCGGTCGTCAGGCTGACGGCATACGGGTCGGTGACGAGGTTGCGCACGATGCCGCTGCCGTTGGCATACACGTCGACGGCGTAGCGGTAGTACTTGCCGTCCAGGTTGGCCGGCAGGGTGGCGGACCAGACGCCGGTGGCGCTGTCGAAGCGCAGCGGCGTGACGGCGCGCGCACGGCCGCTGCCGCTGTCGTATGTGCACACCGCGACATTGCCGGCCGTCGGCGCCCACAGCTTGAACGTCGTGCTGCGCCGCGCTGGTGTCGCACCCAGGTCGGGTACGCGTTCGGCACCGGCGTACAGGTCGTCCAGGGCGCCGGCCGACTGCACCTCCGTGGAAGCGAGCACGTTGCCCTGTGCGTCCTCGCGCACCAGCACCAGCTGGCCCTTGTGCAGGGCGGCCATGCGTGCTTCGTCCTGTGGGTTCAATGCCAGCACCGGCCCTTTGCCGAGCCACGCGAAGGCGGCCGGGATGGCCGCGGGCGTGGGCTTCAACGCCAATCCGCCGTCGGCGCCACGCACGGGCGCGCCGGATCGCGCGACGATGGCCGAGGTGGCGCTGTGGTACAGGCGATAGATGGCATCGGGTGCGGCGCCCGGCCATGCGAGGCTGCGGCGATCGAGCCAGGCGGCGCGGGCGTCGTACGCGCTGGCCGCGGGCGACAACACGGCCTGGAAGCCGTCGGTATTGCAGGTGGCGAGATCGGCTGCCGCCCGGGCAGGTGCCGTACTGACGAGTAAGCAGGCGGCAACTGCCGCCCCGGTAGACTTGCGGATGACCATACGTGCCCCCTGGTTGAGTTGGCACGTATGGTAATCGAACTGATGTAGTTTTACTACTTGAGCGAGGTAGTGGCGCAACCGGGCGGCTGCGCTGGCAGGCTTAGAACTCTTCCCACTCCGATTCCGCCGTTGCCGCAGCCTTGCGGGCCGGTTGGGACGCCGCTGGCCCCTTGGTCGCCGCAGGTTTGGCAGGAGCCGCCGCCAGACGGGGCGCTTGCGCCAGCTGCTTGACCGGCTTCGTCGTCACGCGACGCGGCGCGGACGGTGCCGCTGCGGCAGCCGATTGCACGACCGTGAACGTGCCCACCAGTTGCGCCAGCTTGGCGGCCTGGTCCTGCATCGATTCGGAGGCGGCGCTGGCTTCCTCCACCAGCGCGGCATTCTGCTGCGTGACCTGGTCCATCTGCGCAATGGCCTGGTTGACCTGGTCGATGCCGCTGCTCTGCTCGCGGCTGGCGGCCGAGATCTCGCTCATGATGTCGGTGACGCGCTGCACGCTGCCGACGATCTCGTTCATCGTCGCGCCGGCCTGGCCCACCAGTTGCGAACCGATGCCGACCTTTTCGACCGAGTCGTCGATCAGCGTCTTGATTTCCTTCGCGGCGGCGCCAGCGCGGTGCGCCAGGTTGCGCACTTCGCCCGCCACGACAGCGAAGCCGCGGCCCTGTTCACCGGCGCGGGCCGCCTCGACGGCCGCGTTCAGCGCCAGGATATTGGTCTGGAACGCGATGCCATCGATGACGGAAATGATGTCGACGATCTTGCGGGCCGATTCATTGATGGCACCCATCGTATCGACGACCTGGGCGACCACCTGGCCGCCTTGGGCCGCGACATCCGACGCCGTCGCCGCCATGGCACTGGCCTGCTGGGCGTTGTCGGCGTTCTGACGCACGGTGGATGTCAGCTCTTCCATCGACGACGCGGTTTCCTCCAGCGAGCTGGCCTGTTCTTCCGTGCGCGACGACAGGTCGGCATTGCCGGCCGAGATCTGGCCGGACGCGGTGGCGATCGTGTCGGTGCCGGTGCGCACTTCGGTGACGATCGCGGCCAGCTTGTCACGCATATTGCGCATCGCATACAGCATGCTGGACTGGTCGCCCGGCTTGACGGGGACGTCGACGGTCAGGTCGCCTTCCGCGATGCGCGCCGCGATGGCCGCGGCTTGCTCGGGTTCGCCGCCCAGCTGGCCCAGCAGGGTGCGGGTGATCATCGTGGCCGAACCGATGCCGATGACGAGTGCGATGCCGTTCAGGACCAGCATCAGCGTGACGGCGCTGTCGTAGGTTGCTTGCGCATCCGCGGCGGCCGCGGCGTTCAGCTTGTTCTCAAAGGCGATGAGGTCGTTCAGGGCGCCCAGCCATTCGCGCTGCACGGGACGCAGCTGGTGGATCAGGTAATCGGTGCCTTCTTCGGCCTTGTTCGCCAGGCCCAGTTCCATCGCCTTGGCCATCAGCGGCGCCGCATTGGCGTCCAGTTCCTTCAGCTTTTCCACGAATGCCTTTTCCTCGGCCGTCGTGGCGGGATCCTCGAACGTTTTCTGCAGCTTGGCAAACGCTTCGGCGTACAGCGCGGCCTGGGTTTCCATGCGCTTGGTTTCCGGTTGCATCTCTTCCGGCGTCGTGAACAGGATCAGGTTGCGCAGTGCGATCATGCGGTCCGTCACGCTGTCCTGCAGCGTCGCCACCAGGGCGATCTGGACGTTGTTGACTTCAGTGATGTTGCGGGTACGCTCGTTCATCTCGCGCATCTTCAAGAGACCCGTAGCGACGATCGAGACCATCAGGCAAAGCACGAGCGCATAGCCGATGGCCAGCCGCGTGCCGACTTTCATGTTTTTCATAATGATGTGTAGTTATGGCTCAGCGCGCAGGCGCGGCTGGCTCGAGCATTCCGGGAAACCGCGATGGGGCGGACGGGATATGGCGGCGCGTGGATTGGGCGTCGCCAAGGCGCTTCGCAAGCGGCGAAGCAGGGATGATTATAGGATACATGCACCCGTGCAACTATCGAACTGTTGCGTGGGCGCAGCATGAACATCACAAAAAATTGCGGACCGCGGATTCTTGACGCGACGGCAAGCAGTGGCTTGCGCAACCGTCAACAAACAGCCGAGCCCGTGTCCCACCTCGGGGTCAGTCACCGAGGTGAGACACGGACTCGGCGGTGGGGCGGAGGCGAACTTACGCCGGCGCCTTGCCGCTGCGGTAGTTGTCCACCATCTTGTAGCGCAGCGCGTACAGGCCGAACACCAGGGCCGTCAGCAGCGCGAAGCCGGCAAAGAAGAACATCTGGAACGCGATCACGGACAATCCCGTGTCGCCGATATGCCCCAGCACGAAGTCGTTCTTGACGCTGGAATTGACGATCAGGACCCACAGGTTGCCGACCGTGACGGCCAGCGTCCAGAAGCTCATGATCGAACCCTTCATCGACGCGGGTGCCTGGCTGTAGGCAAATTCCAGGCCGGTTGCCGACACCAGCACTTCCGCCATCGTCAGCAGCGCATATGGCGCCAGTTGCCACAGGATCGACATCGGCGTGCCGCCGTCCATCGACACCTGGATCCAGCCGATCACCAGCCAGGCCGCGCCGGAGAGCGCGATGCCGGTCGTCATCCGGCGCAGCGCCGTCGGCTCGATGCCGAGCGCGCGCAGCAGCGGGAACAGGGCCAGGTTATTGAACGGGATCAGCAGCATGACGAGCAGCGGATTCAACGCCTGCATTTGCGCCGGCAGTACCTGGAACTGCCAGCCGAAGATGTCGAGCACGGGGCTCGTCATCGAGTTGGCCTGCACGATCCACGTCGAGGCCTTCTGGTCGAACAGGGACCAGAACGGCGTGACGAGGGCGAACACGATCAGGATGCGCAGCACGGCGCGCACGCCTTCCACCGCTTCGTCCGGGTGGTGGCCGCGGGCCCGTTCGAGCTGCATGCCGGTACCGATGCCGCCGAATGCCAGCAGCAGCACCAGCGCGGTGCAGGCGCCGATGACGAAGCCCCACGAGTACGACATCAGCAGCGAGACGACAGCGCCGACCACGCCGATGACCGCTACCGTGAGACCGGGTCGGCCCTCGCCTGGACGTTTGGCCAGCAGCGCCGTGCGCGCGACCCGCGTCAGCGAATCGGGATTGGGCGGTGCCGGCGGTACGTTGACGTATTTATGGCGGCCCAGCCAGAAGATCAGCACGGCCAGTGCCATCAGCAGGCCGGGAATGCCGAAGGCGATGGACGGGCCGTAGTTCTTCAGCAGCAGCGGCATCAGCAGCGACGCGAAGAACGAGCCGAAGTTGATGCACCAGTAGAAGGCGTCGTACACCACCTTGGCCCGGTTCTTGTTGGTCTGGTCGAACTGGTCGCCCACGAACGCCGACACCAGCGGCTTGATGCCGCCCGCGCCCAGCGCGATCAGGAACAGGCCGAAATAGAAGCCCTTCAGGTTGTCCTCGAAGATCGCCAGGCACGCATGGCCCGCCACGTAGAAGAGGCTGAGCCAGAGGATCGTCTTGTACTTGCCGAACAGGCGGTCGGCCAGGAAGCCACCCAGGAGCGGCGTGAAATAGGCGCCGATGACGAACGTGTGGAACACGTGCTTGGCCTCGCCGGTGCGGTCTTCCAGCGGCACGAACAGCAGCAGGGTGCTGATCAGGAACGGCGTCAGGATGTTGCGCATGCCGTAGAAGGAGAAGCGTTCCGCCGCTTCGTTGGCGATGATGTACGGGATCTGCCGCGGTAGCGGCCCGTTTCCCTGGCTTTGGTCTGGTGCCATCGATGTCCCCGAAATTGGTCCGGCGCCGGCCACGGTAATGGCGGCACACTGGACGGAAATGTTGTGTGGCACGGATGCTAGGGGAATGGGCCCGCTCTGGCAACAGGCAAATCGTGCCGCTTTGGCAGGGTTTTTGGTGTCAAAGTGTAGTTTGACTACTGATGGGTACGAATATTTTTAGCTTGATCGATGTAACTGATTGATTTGTATGGAATAGACTCGACTACGCCCCATCGACGAAGCGTTGAGAAAACGCTATCCTTGATGTATATTCTCTACAATTCTCCCTCAACAACCGGAACCAACATGAGCCAGACATCGTCCCCGACCTGGTGGCAGGAAGCCATCATCTATCAGGTGTACCCGCGCAGCTACCTCGACACGAACGGCGACGGTATCGGCGACTTGAACGGGATTGCCGAACGCCTCGACTACATCGCGAAGCTGGGCGTGGACATCGTCTGGGTCTCGCCGTTCTTCAAGTCGCCGATGAAGGACTTCGGCTACGACATCGCCGACTACTGCGACGTCGATCCGATGTTCGGCACGCTGGCAGACTTCGACCGCATGATCGCCAAGGCGCACAGCGTGGGCGTGAAGATCATGATCGACCAGGTGATGAGCCACTGCTCGGACCAGCACCCGTGGTTCGTCGAGAGCCGCGGCAGCCGTGACAATCCGAAGGCCGACTGGTTCGTGTGGGCCGATCCGCTGCCGGACGGGAATCCGCCGAACAACTGGCTATCCGTGTTCGGCGGCTCGGCATGGCAGTGGGACGCCCGCCGCAAGCAGTACTACATGCATAACTTCCTGACCAGCCAGCCGGACTTGAACTTCCACAACCCGCAAGTGCAGCAGGCGATGCTGGACAGCCTGCGTTTCTGGCTGGCCCGCGGCGTCGACGGGGTGCGCCTGGATGCCGTCACGTTCCATTTCCACGACAAGGAACTGCGCAGCAATCCGCCCGCGACGGTGCGCGACACGTCCACCGTCACGGACGTCAATCCCTACGGCTTCCAGGCCCACGTCTACGACAAGTGCCGTCCCGAGAACGTGGCATTCCTGCAGCGCGTGCGCCAGGTGCTGGACGAATTCGGCGCCGTCTCCATCGGCGAGGTGGGCGCGGACGACGCACTGGCCT
This is a stretch of genomic DNA from Pseudoduganella chitinolytica. It encodes these proteins:
- the pulA gene encoding pullulanase-type alpha-1,6-glucosidase, with the translated sequence MVIRKSTGAAVAACLLVSTAPARAAADLATCNTDGFQAVLSPAASAYDARAAWLDRRSLAWPGAAPDAIYRLYHSATSAIVARSGAPVRGADGGLALKPTPAAIPAAFAWLGKGPVLALNPQDEARMAALHKGQLVLVREDAQGNVLASTEVQSAGALDDLYAGAERVPDLGATPARRSTTFKLWAPTAGNVAVCTYDSGSGRARAVTPLRFDSATGVWSATLPANLDGKYYRYAVDVYANGSGIVRNLVTDPYAVSLTTDSRRAYIADLAAPRLKPAGWDHSRAPAKVLAQTDMSIYELHVRDFSVNDASVTAANRGKYTAFTERDSNGMRHLAALARAGLTDVHLLPVYDIGSVPEAHCDVPDAARLRGLPPDSDVQQQLVGLTRQTDCYNWGYDPYHYSAPEGSYSTDPADGARRIVELRQMVMALHGIGLRVGMDVVYNHTFLGGQAGKSVLDRIVPGYYHRLDATGAIERSTCCDNTATEHRMMGKLMTDSVELWTKHYRIDSFRFDLMGHQPRATMEALQRRVDAAAGRHVNLIGEGWNFGEVANGARFVQASQLALNGSGIGTFSDRGRDAVRGGGAGDAGRDMVARQGYVNGLSYDPNGSAAATRDDLLKAADLVRVGLAGSVRTYPLTTRDGTVRKLEELDYAGQPAGYASAPGETVNYVENHDNQTLYDLNALRLPLATATADRARVQMLAAAINAFSQGVAYFHAGFDILRSKSLDRNSFDSGDWFNRLDWTYRDNYFGTGLPPAADNGKDYALLRPLLANPALKPAPADIAFARDTFRDLLAIRAGSTLFRLRTADEIAERLRFYNTGPDQVATVIVGRLDGSGYAGAGYRSVLYLINVDKVAQKIAVPAEAGRSYRLHPVQDRAEAGDQRVREARYDKASGTFTVPARTAVVFVEGMSER
- a CDS encoding alpha-amylase family glycosyl hydrolase, with the translated sequence MNTGRFKLRSLAMAALLAASAAVQAAPRPFTWDNATVYFVVTDRFSNGDKSNDLAYGRKADAAPLRGFMGGDLKGLTAKVKEGYFDSLGVDAIWLTPPVEQIHAGTDEGTGKSYGFHGYWARDFTAIDANLGTEQDFADFVQAAHARGIRVVFDVVMNHIGPVTEQDPVWPADWVRLDPVCKYKDTPTTVPCALVPNLPDVRTDSNANVALPPALVEKWKREGRYEREVKELDDFFARTGYPRAPRYYLMKWHADWVRKYGIDGFRADTVKHTEPGVWKELRTVADAAYQDYRKANPGKALGEKFFAVAEVYGYGIGSGRQFDMGDAKVDFYANGFDSLINFALPGDAKGDYESIFAKYAQALHGPLKGYSVLNYMDSHDDGNPFDAARTRPFETANKLLLAPGAAQIYYGDETARRLDIAEATGDAKLRSFMNWDDLANNSAREGYRVADVRAHWSKLGLFRRAHAAIGAGTHRKLADRPYTFARTHAADKVVVALDVPVGKPVAIAVGGVFADGAKVRDAYSDVTYTVRKGVVRTGGKASVVLLEAAR
- a CDS encoding MFS transporter — protein: MHPSTPKPRLSFWQLWNMSFGFFGIQFGFALQNANTSRIFSTLGADPSQLALFWLAAPVTGLLVQPIIGYLSDNTWHPKWGRRRPFFFLGAVLASIALFLMPNSHMLWMAVAVLWLMDAAINISMEPFRAFVGDKLDPSQQTAGFAMQTFFIGCGAVIASLLPTIYADYLGVSNVSVNGGVPDTVRYAFYAGGAVYLLAVLWTVFTSEESPPEDMAAFRRDSGKGLGHGIAEILDGFFHMPKTMLQLAFVQFFSWIGLFAMWIYTTSAVAETVFGTTDARSELYQDAGNYVGLLFAVYSGVSALAAFILPVLARLTSRKAVHMICLLVGGLSLASVFLIHDRTMLVLPMIGVGIAWASILTMPYAILAGALPASRMGYYMGVFNFFVVIPQIVSGLLLGFITEHFFGGHTGYTLALGGVSMALGGLLTLWVRDDAKAAA
- a CDS encoding alpha-D-glucose phosphate-specific phosphoglucomutase; this translates as MAILTVPTNPIPGQKPGTSGLRKKVAVFRQQHYLENFVQSVFDTLGDLSGKTLVLGGDGRFHNRAAVHTILRMAAANGVARVLVGRGGLLSTPAVSCVIRKHEAMGGIILSASHNPGGPDGDFGIKYNIGNGGPAPEGVTEAIYQRTTAITQYRISDDPDVDIDRIGRGYMEQMQVEVIDPVEDYADMLAGLFDFDAIRKLFAGGFRMCFDAMSAISGPYAQAILEGRLGAPAGTVVNAVPLEDFGGLHPDPNPVNAAQLIELMAGPDAPDFGAASDGDADRNMIVGRNFAVTPSDSLAILAANAQVAPGYRGGIAGIARSMPTSRAADRVAEALGVKLYETPTGWKYFGNLLDAGLATLCGEESYGTGSNHIREKDGVWAVLFWLNLLAVTGKSVEEIVTAHWARFGRNYYSRHDYEAIDAHAAQVLMDDLRIKLANLAGQEMNLYTVDFADDFSYTDPVDGSQSAQQGIRIVMTDGSRIVYRLSGTGTEGATLRVYLERYEADPALHNIPTQQALAPLIAIADSVASIALNTGRSNPTVIT
- a CDS encoding methyl-accepting chemotaxis protein, which translates into the protein MKVGTRLAIGYALVLCLMVSIVATGLLKMREMNERTRNITEVNNVQIALVATLQDSVTDRMIALRNLILFTTPEEMQPETKRMETQAALYAEAFAKLQKTFEDPATTAEEKAFVEKLKELDANAAPLMAKAMELGLANKAEEGTDYLIHQLRPVQREWLGALNDLIAFENKLNAAAAADAQATYDSAVTLMLVLNGIALVIGIGSATMITRTLLGQLGGEPEQAAAIAARIAEGDLTVDVPVKPGDQSSMLYAMRNMRDKLAAIVTEVRTGTDTIATASGQISAGNADLSSRTEEQASSLEETASSMEELTSTVRQNADNAQQASAMAATASDVAAQGGQVVAQVVDTMGAINESARKIVDIISVIDGIAFQTNILALNAAVEAARAGEQGRGFAVVAGEVRNLAHRAGAAAKEIKTLIDDSVEKVGIGSQLVGQAGATMNEIVGSVQRVTDIMSEISAASREQSSGIDQVNQAIAQMDQVTQQNAALVEEASAASESMQDQAAKLAQLVGTFTVVQSAAAAAPSAPRRVTTKPVKQLAQAPRLAAAPAKPAATKGPAASQPARKAAATAESEWEEF